The following proteins come from a genomic window of Yinghuangia sp. ASG 101:
- a CDS encoding winged helix-turn-helix domain-containing protein, with product MRVPFPNGRSHHGDRRSQVRGEAEGYDPAREAVLHGDGPQTEIQYRLAWARTHLKGMGLLANSRRAVWSLTGAANELLREASTWDDAHKG from the coding sequence GTGCGCGTACCGTTCCCGAACGGCCGCTCTCACCACGGGGATCGGCGGTCGCAAGTCCGTGGTGAAGCCGAGGGGTACGACCCGGCGCGTGAGGCGGTGCTCCACGGCGACGGTCCGCAGACCGAGATCCAGTACCGGTTGGCCTGGGCGCGCACCCATCTCAAGGGCATGGGCCTGTTGGCCAACAGTCGGCGCGCCGTGTGGTCGCTGACGGGTGCCGCGAACGAGCTCCTGCGCGAGGCGTCAACCTGGGACGACGCGCACAAGGGATGA